The following are encoded together in the Parabacteroides chongii genome:
- a CDS encoding tRNA-dihydrouridine synthase family protein, whose amino-acid sequence MEYKIHFAPLQGYTDAVYREVHAQVFGGVEAYYTPFVRVEKDGFRNKDLRDITPGRNVATPVVPQLIAATPNEFRRLVTLFLGQGYRQADINMGCPFPMQARLHRGAGILPHTGDAAALLQTAREFPEMNFSVKLRLGWDSPDEVFALLPFIDSLPLTHVTLHPRIGRQQYKGHVDMDSFTRFYEACAHPLFYNGDLNCPADIDRIIRLYPRLSGVMLGRGLLSSPWLAKEYMAGKELPDTEKKAGLFRFHTLLFEKYSAILEGGEHQVLAKMKTLWDYLLPDAEKRLRKKILKSNQLSTYQQAVKELLQP is encoded by the coding sequence ATGGAGTACAAGATACATTTTGCCCCTTTGCAAGGCTATACGGATGCCGTGTACCGGGAAGTGCATGCACAGGTATTCGGAGGAGTCGAAGCCTACTATACCCCTTTTGTGCGGGTGGAGAAAGACGGTTTCCGGAACAAGGATCTTCGGGATATAACGCCCGGCAGGAATGTAGCTACTCCGGTCGTTCCCCAGTTGATAGCGGCCACGCCTAACGAATTCCGGCGTCTGGTAACTTTATTTCTCGGACAAGGATACCGGCAGGCAGATATCAATATGGGGTGCCCTTTCCCGATGCAGGCGCGTCTTCACCGCGGAGCAGGTATCCTGCCTCATACGGGAGATGCTGCCGCCCTGTTGCAGACAGCCCGTGAATTTCCGGAAATGAATTTCTCTGTCAAGCTCCGGTTAGGATGGGATTCACCGGACGAAGTCTTTGCTTTGCTTCCCTTTATCGATTCGTTGCCGCTTACACATGTGACTTTGCATCCCCGGATAGGGCGGCAACAGTACAAAGGGCATGTGGATATGGACAGCTTTACCCGTTTCTACGAAGCATGTGCACACCCGCTTTTCTATAACGGCGATCTGAACTGTCCGGCCGATATCGACCGGATCATTCGCTTGTATCCCCGGTTGAGCGGGGTGATGTTGGGACGCGGCTTATTGTCTTCCCCCTGGCTGGCGAAGGAATATATGGCAGGAAAGGAGCTGCCGGACACGGAAAAGAAAGCCGGACTGTTCCGTTTCCATACACTTTTATTTGAGAAATACAGCGCCATACTTGAAGGCGGAGAGCACCAGGTGCTTGCCAAAATGAAAACTCTTTGGGATTACCTCTTGCCGGACGCAGAAAAACGTTTGCGGAAGAAAATACTTAAAAGCAACCAGTTATCTACTTATCAGCAGGCGGTAAAGGAGTTGTTACAGCCGTAG
- a CDS encoding InlB B-repeat-containing protein, whose product MKHVTSYIFLIMALLLFGVNGAAAQEQDCPFKVSVVEGKNTDISYDNKVLSIRSSENVTITGNGKPTDWGIEIESLATYLRVTIKDLNIERKGVPLKIERGEPGTIIIEGTNRFVSTGSSGTAGIEAGYLYLEGSGSLTAIGAKGANGTGGGAGIGDGSSLTIGGGIIHAEGGAGAPGIGVSDPAEDMTIQIIGGTVTAIGGGGENPAPGIDGGTSSNYPSIELNAFVIAIDGTDHEGNPATTEIKRHSKGLFIRGKQLPGGTIEQTSSALVGNVTLESNAEIPAWATVTIGDGQTFTIGPNVTLTNSGTIYNKGTLTGNPITGNLLYHNITFNANYSSLPAVEKYILQGDALPTDIFTRPDYTFQGWYDVSGGGAKVETIDKPQTLYARWKAVPEPEPEPEPTPIYYTVTLPFVEGAATDPVAGDYEIESWSTFRFYLTLDADYSESQPVVTTSRGETLQPRTSDGAYLVKYVRTDVEIFIDGIVKNLPPVANEPIRAAASEPEIWSEDACLCIRLPEGMPTSPVRIFTPEGRLLDSFRSVPGLNRRQLPTGIYIVQVGATVRKVAVK is encoded by the coding sequence ATGAAACATGTTACATCTTATATATTTCTGATTATGGCCCTCCTGCTGTTCGGAGTAAACGGGGCGGCGGCACAAGAGCAAGACTGTCCTTTTAAGGTTTCCGTTGTAGAGGGAAAAAATACTGATATTTCTTACGATAATAAAGTACTTTCCATTAGAAGTAGTGAAAACGTAACCATTACAGGAAACGGAAAACCTACCGACTGGGGAATTGAAATAGAATCTTTAGCCACCTATCTCCGGGTGACAATAAAAGACCTGAATATCGAAAGAAAAGGGGTACCTCTGAAAATAGAGAGGGGGGAGCCCGGTACTATCATAATAGAAGGAACGAACCGGTTTGTTTCGACAGGCTCGTCGGGAACTGCCGGAATAGAGGCCGGATATCTCTACTTAGAAGGAAGCGGTTCCCTGACTGCCATAGGGGCAAAAGGAGCCAACGGTACTGGCGGAGGAGCAGGGATCGGTGATGGATCATCCCTGACCATAGGGGGTGGCATCATCCATGCCGAAGGCGGGGCAGGTGCGCCCGGCATCGGTGTAAGCGATCCTGCAGAGGACATGACGATTCAGATCATCGGAGGCACGGTAACCGCCATCGGCGGTGGCGGCGAAAATCCGGCTCCCGGCATAGATGGCGGTACCTCCTCCAATTATCCTTCCATCGAATTAAACGCCTTTGTCATAGCCATCGACGGGACGGATCACGAGGGTAACCCTGCGACTACCGAGATAAAGAGACATAGTAAAGGCCTGTTTATCCGGGGCAAGCAACTGCCCGGCGGCACCATCGAGCAGACCTCTTCCGCTCTGGTAGGCAACGTCACATTGGAGAGCAACGCCGAAATTCCCGCTTGGGCTACGGTCACTATCGGCGACGGGCAAACCTTTACCATTGGCCCGAATGTCACCCTTACGAATAGCGGCACTATCTACAACAAAGGAACCCTTACAGGCAACCCCATCACGGGTAATTTGCTGTACCATAACATCACCTTTAATGCCAACTATTCGTCACTCCCTGCTGTTGAAAAATATATCCTTCAAGGCGATGCACTCCCGACCGATATCTTCACCCGTCCGGACTACACCTTCCAGGGTTGGTACGACGTTTCCGGTGGCGGAGCCAAAGTAGAGACCATCGACAAGCCGCAAACCCTCTATGCCCGGTGGAAGGCGGTGCCCGAGCCTGAGCCCGAACCCGAACCGACCCCAATCTACTACACAGTCACCTTGCCCTTTGTAGAGGGTGCCGCGACCGACCCCGTGGCAGGTGATTACGAGATAGAATCGTGGAGCACCTTCCGCTTCTACCTCACATTGGATGCAGATTACAGCGAGTCGCAACCCGTAGTCACCACCAGCCGCGGCGAGACCCTTCAGCCCCGCACTTCCGACGGCGCCTACCTGGTGAAATACGTGCGCACCGACGTGGAAATCTTCATCGACGGCATTGTGAAGAACCTGCCGCCCGTAGCCAACGAACCGATCCGCGCCGCCGCCTCCGAGCCGGAGATATGGAGCGAAGACGCTTGCCTCTGCATCCGCCTGCCGGAAGGCATGCCGACGTCGCCCGTCCGTATCTTTACACCCGAAGGTCGCCTGCTCGACAGCTTCCGTTCAGTCCCGGGACTGAACCGTCGGCAATTGCCGACGGGCATCTATATCGTACAGGTCGGTGCGACGGTGCGAAAGGTGGCGGTAAAATAG
- a CDS encoding AraC family transcriptional regulator, translated as MQTSKTIHILIGIGLLLSAALGATESRADTLFLPDFASDLRYIPEMQARAADSIYLPGNNETRIPDRDSLLALCAQVGYEAIEDQMQRYYEEAIDAVPEDADRREAVRRMRETVGRIGGSILRRELEYGEAIALPDNTPEKRDKKIAVFYALADKSVARGDASMEMRALIYIFRKLCIQEQYHAAFLCAERIAGRLEKISDADYPEKKNIRYDLGRAYFDFRDYEQAVPLLKAALSDESVPRFYNMYNLQARNVLGLYYRETGQLDSSDYYFRSMLECKDRVKQRPMFDCIALSNLASNYRLRGRYREALTLHAAALPASQAEGDHSFTSGIYVGLADCYLELGRPDSCKAMIDSALYHIEQWPWVMSYRSCDLYPVMARYYARIGDREHSIAYMDSTTVANRRQDEKYSGLLVLRAKQELFESERARKEAQLVTFRHVSVIMSVTAGVIFVALLVISVLYRKKHQAYRRLAARSREWAEQVPAVVPPAEADAIDRTLMENLGRLTDEEQIYLDPHLDLETLSQRMGVHRNMISKAVNTVHGKPFSAYINECRVRQAILLLSDPANDNLSLETIAFDSGFSNRQTFYRAFKVQTGLNPATFRKNRG; from the coding sequence ATGCAAACAAGCAAAACAATACATATACTAATTGGTATCGGCCTTTTACTCTCTGCCGCCCTTGGGGCAACAGAGAGTAGGGCCGATACCCTTTTTCTGCCTGATTTCGCATCCGACCTGCGTTACATACCCGAGATGCAGGCCCGTGCAGCCGACAGTATCTACCTTCCGGGAAACAACGAAACCCGGATCCCCGATCGCGACAGCCTTCTGGCCCTTTGCGCACAAGTCGGATACGAAGCGATAGAGGATCAGATGCAACGTTATTACGAAGAAGCCATCGACGCCGTCCCCGAGGATGCCGACCGCCGCGAAGCCGTCCGCCGGATGCGTGAAACAGTCGGACGGATCGGAGGGAGCATCCTCAGGCGCGAACTGGAATATGGCGAAGCTATTGCCCTGCCCGACAATACGCCGGAAAAGCGCGATAAGAAAATAGCCGTATTCTACGCCCTTGCCGATAAATCCGTCGCCCGCGGGGATGCCTCTATGGAAATGAGGGCGCTTATCTATATCTTCCGCAAACTCTGCATACAGGAACAATACCATGCCGCTTTCCTTTGTGCCGAACGTATTGCCGGACGGCTGGAAAAGATATCCGACGCCGATTACCCGGAAAAGAAAAATATCCGGTACGACTTGGGACGTGCCTACTTCGACTTCCGCGATTACGAACAAGCCGTCCCCCTCCTGAAAGCAGCCCTCAGCGACGAATCCGTTCCGCGTTTCTATAATATGTATAACCTCCAGGCACGTAATGTACTGGGTCTCTATTACCGGGAGACCGGCCAGTTGGACAGTTCCGACTACTATTTTCGCTCCATGCTCGAATGTAAAGACCGTGTCAAGCAGCGTCCCATGTTCGACTGCATCGCCTTGAGCAACCTGGCCTCCAACTACCGCCTGCGCGGCCGGTACCGCGAAGCACTTACCTTGCATGCTGCGGCTTTGCCCGCCTCGCAGGCGGAGGGTGATCATAGCTTCACCTCGGGTATCTACGTCGGGCTGGCGGACTGTTACCTGGAACTGGGCCGTCCGGATAGCTGCAAGGCCATGATCGACAGCGCCCTTTACCATATCGAACAATGGCCCTGGGTGATGTCGTACCGTTCGTGCGACCTCTATCCGGTGATGGCCCGCTATTATGCCCGCATCGGCGACCGGGAGCATTCGATTGCTTATATGGACTCGACTACGGTGGCAAACCGCCGGCAGGACGAAAAATACAGTGGCCTTCTGGTTCTCCGCGCCAAACAGGAACTGTTCGAGTCGGAGCGTGCCCGCAAGGAGGCGCAGCTCGTTACCTTCCGTCACGTTTCGGTCATCATGAGTGTGACCGCGGGGGTAATCTTTGTCGCCCTGCTCGTCATCTCCGTCCTTTACAGGAAAAAGCATCAGGCTTATCGCAGGCTGGCCGCCCGTAGCCGCGAATGGGCGGAGCAGGTCCCGGCTGTCGTGCCTCCGGCAGAGGCAGATGCTATCGACAGGACCCTGATGGAAAATCTCGGCCGCCTGACCGACGAAGAGCAGATTTACCTCGACCCGCACCTCGATCTCGAAACCCTGTCGCAACGCATGGGTGTTCACCGTAACATGATCTCGAAAGCTGTAAATACCGTCCACGGCAAACCATTTTCCGCATATATCAACGAATGCCGCGTTCGTCAGGCCATCCTGCTACTTTCCGATCCGGCCAACGACAACCTTTCGCTCGAAACCATCGCTTTCGACTCCGGCTTCTCCAACCGCCAAACCTTCTACCGTGCCTTCAAGGTACAAACAGGTCTCAACCCGGCTACTTTCAGGAAGAATAGGGGGTAG
- a CDS encoding DUF4469 domain-containing protein, translating into MATKKYVWKFDLEEYLMTKDVKEDFAAKVKPIQTFYMADVARLISEERTEYRVDTIVNITKLVEEKIRQLVCGNNIVVTDNVQYSPAVSGLFLGKKGLVDPAKNKAVINMIGTAAMRAEADLVTLEFSGNVRDMGGAGFGLVKDVTTGKTDGTVTPGGILDVSGVKIRSVNADGSGLGTLTLVNMADRTVAATITLLAINDPKRLMFNIPADLAEGSYQLTLETWFSTNSLQLKQSRTLVYAIPLVVGNPGGGGEDDRPVIE; encoded by the coding sequence ATGGCAACAAAAAAGTATGTATGGAAATTCGATCTCGAAGAGTATCTGATGACAAAGGACGTGAAGGAAGACTTCGCGGCCAAGGTGAAACCGATCCAGACGTTCTACATGGCGGACGTGGCACGTCTCATCTCGGAAGAACGTACCGAATACCGTGTCGATACGATCGTGAACATCACCAAGCTGGTGGAGGAGAAAATCCGCCAGTTGGTTTGCGGAAACAACATTGTAGTGACCGACAACGTGCAGTATTCGCCCGCCGTCAGCGGCCTTTTCCTCGGGAAAAAAGGCCTGGTGGACCCGGCGAAGAATAAAGCCGTTATCAACATGATCGGCACCGCCGCCATGCGTGCCGAGGCCGATCTCGTAACCCTCGAATTTTCGGGCAACGTGCGCGACATGGGCGGCGCCGGCTTCGGGCTGGTGAAAGACGTGACCACCGGCAAGACCGACGGCACCGTCACCCCGGGCGGAATCCTCGACGTTTCAGGCGTGAAGATACGCAGCGTCAATGCCGACGGCAGCGGGTTGGGTACGCTTACCCTGGTCAACATGGCCGACCGGACGGTGGCTGCCACCATCACCCTGTTGGCTATCAACGATCCGAAACGTTTGATGTTTAACATTCCTGCCGATCTGGCGGAGGGCAGTTACCAGCTCACGCTCGAAACCTGGTTCAGCACCAACAGCTTGCAACTCAAGCAGTCGCGTACCCTGGTCTATGCCATTCCGCTGGTGGTAGGCAACCCCGGTGGCGGCGGTGAAGACGATCGTCCGGTGATCGAATAA
- the lipB gene encoding lipoyl(octanoyl) transferase LipB, which produces MESFTFHDLGRIDYADALKVQTDAFETLLQAKKEGGSEENKLFFCEHQPVLTIGKSGKDANLLIPEQLLQQRGVSFYHINRGGDITYHGPGQITGYPVFDLEYWQLGLKLYIHRLEEVIIRFLALYGIRGERLDGATGVWIDPDVKGRARKICAIGVKSSRFVAMHGFALNINTDLSYFSLINPCGFTDKGVTSLEKELGEKQDFKQAKTQLHSLFSELFP; this is translated from the coding sequence ATGGAGAGCTTCACTTTTCACGACCTCGGACGCATTGATTATGCAGATGCGCTAAAGGTTCAGACAGATGCTTTTGAAACCTTGCTTCAGGCAAAGAAGGAGGGAGGCAGCGAAGAAAATAAGTTGTTCTTCTGCGAACATCAACCCGTGCTGACGATCGGAAAGAGCGGGAAAGATGCCAATCTCCTGATACCGGAACAACTGTTGCAGCAGCGTGGCGTCTCTTTCTACCATATCAACCGGGGAGGGGATATTACCTATCACGGCCCCGGGCAGATAACCGGTTACCCGGTCTTCGACCTGGAATATTGGCAGTTGGGACTCAAACTGTATATCCATCGGCTGGAAGAGGTCATTATTCGTTTCCTCGCCCTTTACGGGATACGCGGAGAACGTCTCGACGGTGCTACCGGCGTATGGATCGATCCGGATGTAAAAGGACGTGCCCGCAAGATCTGTGCGATCGGAGTAAAGAGCAGCCGGTTCGTTGCTATGCATGGTTTTGCCCTGAATATCAATACTGACCTGAGTTATTTTTCCCTGATTAACCCTTGTGGGTTTACGGATAAAGGTGTGACCTCGCTGGAGAAAGAATTAGGGGAAAAGCAGGATTTCAAACAAGCTAAAACACAGCTTCATTCATTATTTTCAGAACTGTTCCCCTGA
- the mtgA gene encoding monofunctional biosynthetic peptidoglycan transglycosylase: MPIIKRILIWCRNIFLFLFISSILVVVAYKFVPVYYTPLMLTRLYDQYKGGKPFKLEHKWVPLSQIAQPLVQAVVASEDNLFLDHNGFDIEQIQKARDEAEKGKRVRGASTISQQTAKNVFLLPAKSYIRKGIEAYFTLLIEWIWGKERIMEVYLNSIEMGDGIYGAEAVAKAHFKKQASRLNREEAALIAASLPNPRKFNSGKPSPYMLKRQGQILSLMGKLLKIQMGYGAGEIDNTNGKIKKRKKWRASLFTTSDALIMQMR, encoded by the coding sequence ATGCCTATTATAAAACGGATTCTGATCTGGTGCAGGAATATCTTTCTGTTTCTTTTTATATCCAGCATCCTGGTGGTGGTGGCGTATAAGTTCGTCCCTGTTTATTATACGCCGTTGATGCTGACGCGGTTGTACGATCAGTACAAGGGAGGGAAACCCTTCAAACTGGAACATAAATGGGTTCCGTTGTCGCAGATAGCACAACCGTTGGTACAGGCGGTTGTCGCTTCGGAGGATAATTTGTTTCTCGATCATAACGGTTTTGATATTGAACAGATACAGAAAGCACGCGATGAAGCGGAAAAGGGGAAACGCGTACGCGGTGCCAGTACTATCTCTCAACAGACAGCTAAGAATGTATTTCTTCTTCCTGCTAAAAGTTATATAAGGAAAGGAATCGAAGCCTACTTCACCCTCTTGATCGAGTGGATATGGGGGAAAGAAAGAATCATGGAGGTCTATCTGAACTCCATCGAGATGGGCGACGGTATTTATGGAGCAGAAGCGGTAGCCAAGGCCCATTTTAAGAAGCAGGCTTCTCGGTTAAATCGCGAGGAGGCTGCGTTGATCGCTGCATCTTTGCCGAATCCCAGGAAATTTAATTCCGGTAAACCTTCTCCCTATATGTTGAAACGACAGGGACAAATCCTTTCCCTGATGGGTAAGTTGTTGAAGATACAGATGGGTTACGGAGCCGGTGAGATCGATAATACGAACGGAAAAATAAAAAAGAGAAAGAAATGGAGAGCTTCACTTTTCACGACCTCGGACGCATTGATTATGCAGATGCGCTAA
- a CDS encoding GLUG motif-containing protein, translating into MKPITTYRQTVCRLLAALFFLCLFAPMAAGQDNPATDNWKDHLNSVDKLANTGGGNGLSWENAIEIASAEELAYFAQQVNSQGDIALGSGGGPIEHNGKGGDATGFKGYYFALAADIDLSDYDWTPIGNDTNPFEGNFDGRGHCVNGLKVMKVETGRAVYAGLFGYAYVGTLRNLGVRLADAGIQANLTEGSAYVGGIAGYAYEIFNCYVVGEGTIEASISGYGFNVNGICAGGIVGYIVTGGSLTNCYATVNVKVEPKSTVYVGGIVGYGSSNSTISCTYATGDVETGTGENKYYAGGICGYLQNILKNSLAVNGRIIGGNPLSNRIVGKNESNSALTDNYASPEIRVNGNSVIGGAANDANGNPGVDLDNFRSVITWGKGWDTDDDMHLPQLMMQEGEDENGIPTYSPWPTGNGYTPQPLLDATRYLNTEFAGDGNEDNPYQIANRVQLAYLAKQVNAGKDNGGTDYEGKYFILTADIDLSPFFWTPIGKDYDHSFKGNFDGQGHCVKGLKVYVESDGIYTVWAGLFGCTNTGTLCNLGVWLAEEGVHIVYSGSSDAYAGGIAGQAEYIFNCYVTGEGEVKAEATFPSQRGPRLWVGGIAGYITGALSDCYAIVDVKAGGIGRLNYAGGIAGNASIESTFSRTYTTGAVEAASGTENYAGGICGRIDKGTLSYNLALNSEITGDEGKSGRITGLLNYASSSANYASTKTKCNSKDNLYGSDGTPTCLETFLDDLKDNGKGWGDSWDISNDGNLPKLNMKKQDGGYEPWNKSATAQPSLLASNYLSALPKLHIVSLTGGTLTASDQDGNDVPNDTKIRPGTSLTLTYAENTNYRFSRYLSGSSADNLQALSGNTIEMPDADLWLSADFNYQDPTPPPPPPTVYYTVSLPSVEGAVTDPSAGSYEVESWSTFCFYLMPEPDYSESEPVVTTSRGETIMPRTSDGAYLVKYVRTDVEIFIDGIVKNLPPVANEPIRAAASEPEIWSEDACLRLPEGMPTSPVRIFTPEGRLLHAFRSTPGLNRRQLPTGIYIVQVGDTVRKVLIK; encoded by the coding sequence ATGAAACCGATAACAACTTACCGACAAACAGTCTGCCGCCTTTTGGCGGCTCTGTTCTTCCTCTGTCTCTTTGCCCCGATGGCGGCAGGGCAGGATAACCCGGCAACGGATAACTGGAAAGACCATTTAAATAGCGTGGATAAGCTGGCAAACACGGGTGGTGGCAACGGCTTATCCTGGGAGAATGCCATCGAGATAGCCTCCGCCGAAGAGCTTGCCTACTTCGCGCAGCAGGTGAATAGCCAGGGTGACATCGCTTTGGGTAGTGGCGGCGGCCCGATCGAGCATAATGGCAAAGGTGGCGACGCAACAGGCTTTAAAGGCTACTACTTCGCCCTCGCCGCCGACATCGACCTGTCGGATTATGATTGGACGCCAATAGGGAACGATACTAATCCTTTCGAAGGTAATTTCGACGGCCGGGGGCATTGTGTGAACGGCCTGAAGGTGATGAAGGTCGAAACCGGTAGGGCTGTCTATGCCGGCTTGTTCGGCTATGCGTATGTCGGAACCCTCCGTAACCTGGGTGTCCGTCTGGCGGATGCGGGGATACAGGCAAATTTGACGGAAGGTTCTGCTTATGTCGGTGGAATAGCCGGGTACGCTTATGAAATCTTTAACTGCTATGTAGTGGGAGAGGGGACTATTGAGGCAAGTATTTCAGGATATGGTTTCAATGTCAATGGGATCTGTGCCGGTGGGATCGTAGGATATATTGTCACTGGAGGTTCGCTTACTAATTGTTATGCTACTGTAAATGTAAAGGTAGAACCTAAAAGTACGGTTTATGTTGGTGGTATTGTCGGGTATGGTAGTTCTAATTCAACGATCTCCTGCACCTATGCCACGGGAGATGTTGAAACGGGAACAGGAGAGAATAAATATTACGCCGGCGGTATCTGCGGATATTTGCAGAACATACTCAAAAACAGTTTGGCCGTCAATGGACGGATAATAGGAGGCAACCCATTAAGTAACCGGATAGTTGGTAAAAATGAGAGTAATTCCGCTCTCACCGACAACTACGCCTCCCCCGAGATACGGGTAAACGGGAACTCGGTAATCGGCGGTGCAGCCAATGATGCGAATGGCAATCCCGGGGTTGATCTTGATAACTTTCGTTCTGTAATTACCTGGGGCAAAGGCTGGGATACAGATGATGATATGCATCTGCCGCAATTAATGATGCAAGAGGGGGAGGATGAAAATGGTATCCCCACTTACTCCCCCTGGCCTACCGGCAACGGTTATACCCCTCAACCCTTGCTCGATGCCACCCGGTATCTGAACACTGAGTTTGCTGGCGATGGCAACGAGGATAACCCCTACCAGATAGCAAACCGTGTCCAACTGGCTTATTTGGCAAAACAGGTGAATGCCGGGAAGGACAATGGCGGGACGGACTACGAAGGCAAGTACTTCATCCTTACGGCTGATATTGATTTGTCGCCGTTTTTCTGGACGCCGATAGGGAAAGACTATGACCATTCTTTCAAAGGCAATTTCGACGGCCAGGGACATTGCGTGAAGGGGCTGAAAGTGTACGTGGAAAGCGATGGGATATATACTGTCTGGGCCGGTTTGTTCGGCTGTACGAATACCGGAACCCTCTGCAACCTGGGTGTATGGCTGGCGGAGGAGGGAGTACATATTGTCTATTCCGGGTCATCGGATGCCTATGCCGGAGGAATAGCCGGACAGGCTGAATATATCTTCAACTGCTATGTGACGGGAGAGGGAGAGGTAAAGGCAGAGGCTACATTTCCTTCTCAACGCGGACCCAGGTTGTGGGTCGGCGGTATAGCGGGATACATTACCGGTGCTCTCTCGGATTGCTATGCTATTGTCGATGTAAAGGCAGGAGGAATAGGTCGTTTAAACTATGCCGGCGGCATTGCGGGAAACGCCTCTATTGAGAGCACTTTTTCCCGTACCTATACCACGGGAGCTGTGGAGGCGGCAAGTGGTACGGAGAACTACGCCGGCGGTATCTGCGGGCGCATCGATAAGGGTACTCTTTCATATAACCTGGCCTTGAATTCAGAGATAACGGGAGACGAAGGAAAGAGCGGTCGGATAACCGGGTTACTAAATTATGCGTCCTCTTCCGCTAACTATGCCTCCACAAAGACGAAATGCAACTCTAAGGACAACCTGTACGGTTCCGACGGTACCCCCACCTGCCTGGAAACCTTTCTCGATGATCTGAAAGACAATGGCAAAGGCTGGGGGGATAGCTGGGATATAAGCAACGACGGCAATCTTCCGAAGCTAAATATGAAGAAACAGGATGGCGGCTATGAACCCTGGAACAAGTCCGCCACCGCGCAGCCGTCGCTGCTGGCATCAAACTATCTGTCTGCCTTACCGAAGCTCCATATCGTTTCCCTCACCGGAGGAACCCTGACGGCAAGCGACCAGGACGGAAATGACGTGCCCAACGACACCAAGATTCGCCCCGGCACCTCCCTGACACTTACGTATGCCGAAAACACCAACTACCGCTTCTCGCGATACCTTTCCGGCAGCAGTGCCGACAACCTGCAAGCCCTTTCCGGCAACACGATCGAAATGCCTGATGCCGACCTGTGGCTGAGTGCCGACTTCAATTACCAGGATCCCACGCCGCCACCGCCACCGCCTACGGTTTACTACACCGTCTCCCTCCCTTCGGTGGAGGGTGCCGTCACCGACCCGTCAGCCGGCAGCTACGAGGTGGAGTCGTGGAGCACTTTCTGTTTCTATCTCATGCCGGAGCCTGATTACAGCGAGTCGGAACCCGTAGTCACCACCAGTCGCGGCGAAACTATCATGCCCCGCACTTCCGACGGCGCCTACCTGGTGAAATACGTGCGCACCGACGTGGAAATCTTCATCGACGGCATTGTGAAGAACCTGCCGCCCGTAGCCAACGAACCGATCCGCGCCGCCGCCTCCGAGCCGGAGATATGGAGCGAAGACGCTTGCCTCCGCCTGCCGGAAGGCATGCCGACGTCGCCCGTCCGCATCTTTACGCCCGAAGGCCGCCTGCTTCACGCTTTCCGTTCAACCCCGGGGTTGAACCGTCGGCAACTGCCGACGGGCATCTATATCGTACAAGTGGGGGATACCGTCCGTAAAGTGCTGATAAAGTAG
- a CDS encoding PD-(D/E)XK nuclease family transposase, giving the protein MERYVNIMLDEGFKTVFGVKQVAIDFINAALLGERQVKDLTYLDKEIQPEVVEQRTVIFDLLCEDVDGSKFILEMQNCPQRYFFNRGFYYLCRMVSRQEQIYLSFDLFNLTKEECKTPLENTVYILKNMNLFDMSPFKEKEDAFRRLLDVANLNAMTDHERAVYEENLKIYRDWHATTEYAVEKAKEKGIKIGKAEGIELGEAKKQRFIAAKMKKQGVAIETIAEFTELSVKEIEEL; this is encoded by the coding sequence ATGGAAAGATACGTGAATATCATGCTTGATGAGGGCTTTAAAACTGTCTTCGGAGTAAAGCAAGTAGCCATTGATTTTATCAATGCCGCCCTCTTGGGTGAGCGACAAGTCAAAGACCTGACTTATCTCGATAAAGAAATCCAACCGGAAGTAGTAGAACAACGTACGGTGATCTTCGATCTCCTTTGCGAAGATGTAGACGGTAGTAAATTTATTTTGGAGATGCAGAATTGCCCGCAACGTTATTTCTTTAACCGCGGATTCTATTATCTTTGTCGAATGGTCTCCCGTCAGGAACAGATTTATCTGTCGTTCGACTTGTTCAATCTAACGAAAGAGGAATGTAAGACTCCTCTTGAAAATACGGTTTATATATTGAAGAATATGAATTTATTTGATATGTCTCCATTCAAGGAGAAAGAGGATGCTTTCAGACGCTTGCTCGACGTGGCGAACCTCAATGCCATGACCGATCATGAGCGTGCCGTTTACGAAGAGAACCTGAAGATCTACCGCGACTGGCATGCTACGACGGAATATGCAGTGGAAAAGGCTAAGGAAAAAGGGATAAAGATAGGTAAGGCAGAAGGCATAGAGCTAGGTGAGGCGAAAAAACAGCGTTTTATCGCAGCAAAAATGAAAAAGCAAGGAGTCGCTATTGAAACGATCGCTGAGTTTACTGAATTGTCAGTAAAAGAGATCGAGGAATTGTAG